The Gloeocapsa sp. DLM2.Bin57 genome window below encodes:
- a CDS encoding serine/threonine protein kinase: MTNSQIPDFKVIYLQELLNNTDNVRWNDLSQKIVNPDSVKLIINCQGVNPSQLNSDQLYKLFYSPQQQNWGFADYPEVFQNITDEMADFIDKVINNEIIIEKLPEKPPPEREPTQEIPNPGNSSQSDTQPPPPPSPDDPSPGTIIKYRYEIIRKLSEGSFGKTYLAKDRDKPGHPNCVVKLLKPSVSSGGTISRAKRLFEQEADILHGLNHYCIPKLFAYFAENQRFYLVQEYIEGDTLDQIIPGSHPWTQQEVIKLLEDILEPLACVHQQNIIHRDIKPANLIRRQQDQKIVLIDFGAIKQVTEQANKSGTIIGSKGYMPVEQEHHGNTKFASDLYAVGMVAIQAATGCRLNELGRTPHGLIWEDKAINLDSPLKEFINKLTKWDYQDRYPSAQEALEALKNIPPPKLRKPRKSPITKIILAISSVVALAGIGLGVKSIPYLTKPKLSVDTIKIGHLWYPDDYLDLESHLEAELVPANYWDFLKGKKINVIIEGDRSLSYQEARNRIAKRQWDIAFTLSPINSIWAIDHDYTYLAAMFPESTYYEGGLFVRRDSPIQSIDDLGPTTIIALGGLNSASSFYMPAYTLYGKTVSVDTGNRGQDIVNKIKQGEVDAGAAAIGDSIRKDDPDLRIIHVSGAIPGSGVYLSPDLSRRDRQSLTQVMLNASEDIKEQANYGGDSPEPDYTEFRKIMARVDEILICSDFSKNPVNFFCPDNITISEIRAKVNGSSFRNNQYLLKAVGADNQIYNVTIDPDLFQSIVGSDKLTDIHNKNLVITIPGEPTQTETGLHIPITQAQQLQIVD, encoded by the coding sequence AACTGGGGATTTGCTGATTATCCTGAAGTTTTTCAAAATATAACCGATGAGATGGCGGATTTTATAGATAAGGTTATTAATAACGAAATAATCATAGAAAAACTACCAGAAAAACCACCACCAGAACGAGAACCAACACAAGAAATACCTAACCCTGGTAATTCCAGTCAATCAGACACTCAACCTCCACCACCACCATCACCAGATGACCCATCACCAGGAACTATCATAAAATATCGCTATGAAATTATTAGAAAATTAAGTGAAGGGAGTTTTGGCAAAACCTATTTAGCTAAAGATAGGGATAAACCGGGACACCCTAACTGTGTAGTTAAGCTTTTAAAACCATCCGTATCCTCGGGAGGGACTATCTCTAGAGCTAAACGCTTATTTGAACAAGAAGCAGATATTCTACATGGACTAAATCATTACTGTATCCCTAAATTATTTGCTTATTTTGCAGAAAATCAACGCTTTTATCTAGTACAAGAATATATAGAAGGAGATACCCTAGATCAAATCATACCAGGTTCACACCCCTGGACACAACAAGAAGTTATCAAGCTATTAGAAGATATTCTAGAGCCTTTAGCTTGTGTCCACCAACAAAATATTATTCATCGCGATATTAAACCCGCTAACTTGATTCGTCGTCAACAAGATCAGAAAATAGTACTGATAGATTTTGGTGCAATTAAACAAGTAACCGAACAAGCTAATAAATCAGGAACGATAATAGGTAGTAAGGGTTATATGCCTGTTGAACAAGAACATCATGGTAACACTAAGTTTGCTAGTGATTTATATGCAGTAGGAATGGTAGCGATTCAAGCAGCTACTGGGTGTAGATTAAATGAGTTAGGAAGAACTCCTCATGGCTTGATTTGGGAGGATAAAGCAATTAATTTAGATTCTCCCTTAAAAGAGTTTATTAACAAGCTGACAAAGTGGGATTATCAAGATCGTTATCCATCTGCTCAAGAAGCTTTAGAAGCTTTAAAAAATATACCTCCACCAAAACTACGAAAACCACGAAAATCACCCATAACAAAAATAATCTTAGCTATCTCATCAGTTGTAGCTTTAGCAGGAATCGGATTAGGGGTAAAATCTATACCCTATTTGACTAAACCCAAACTTAGCGTTGATACGATTAAGATAGGTCATCTCTGGTATCCTGATGACTATCTAGACTTAGAAAGTCACCTTGAAGCAGAATTAGTACCCGCTAACTATTGGGATTTTCTCAAAGGTAAAAAAATTAACGTGATTATCGAGGGCGATCGCAGTCTTAGTTATCAAGAAGCTAGAAACAGAATCGCTAAAAGACAATGGGATATCGCTTTTACTCTATCTCCGATTAACTCTATCTGGGCTATCGATCATGATTATACCTATTTAGCGGCGATGTTCCCAGAAAGTACTTATTATGAAGGGGGATTATTCGTCAGAAGAGATAGTCCAATTCAATCTATCGATGATTTAGGACCAACTACCATCATAGCCTTGGGAGGGCTTAACTCTGCTTCAAGTTTTTATATGCCTGCTTATACACTTTATGGTAAAACAGTTAGTGTAGATACAGGTAATCGTGGTCAAGATATTGTCAATAAAATTAAACAGGGAGAAGTTGACGCGGGAGCTGCAGCTATAGGAGATTCAATCCGCAAAGATGACCCTGATTTAAGGATTATTCATGTCAGTGGAGCAATTCCTGGATCTGGTGTTTATCTATCTCCTGATTTATCCCGACGCGATCGCCAATCCCTTACTCAAGTGATGCTTAACGCTTCAGAAGATATTAAAGAACAAGCTAACTATGGTGGTGATTCTCCCGAGCCTGATTATACTGAGTTTAGGAAAATTATGGCTAGGGTAGATGAGATCTTAATCTGTTCGGATTTTAGTAAAAATCCTGTCAACTTTTTCTGTCCTGATAATATCACAATATCTGAAATTCGCGCTAAAGTGAATGGGTCATCATTTAGGAATAATCAGTACTTATTAAAAGCGGTTGGAGCAGATAACCAGATTTATAACGTTACTATCGATCCAGACTTATTTCAAAGTATCGTCGGTAGTGATAAGTTAACCGATATTCACAATAAAAATCTAGTGATTACTATTCCAGGAGAGCCAACCCAAACGGAAACTGGTTTACATATTCCTATCACCCAAGCACAACAATTACAAATAGTTGACTAA